One window of the Arthrobacter sp. D5-1 genome contains the following:
- a CDS encoding 4a-hydroxytetrahydrobiopterin dehydratase, whose product MAGNHDHLTQADVDDALRELRHWKYQGGLVTVYKTPTAAEALALIAAIGEIAEHQNHHPDLEWRYNRVHLRYLSHDAGGKVTQRDITAAASVSEAAAALGATAQPERYPEP is encoded by the coding sequence GTGGCAGGGAACCATGACCATCTGACCCAGGCGGATGTCGACGATGCCCTCCGGGAGCTACGCCACTGGAAGTACCAGGGCGGCCTGGTAACCGTCTATAAAACTCCGACGGCGGCCGAAGCGCTGGCCCTCATTGCAGCGATCGGAGAAATCGCCGAACACCAAAACCACCATCCGGATCTGGAATGGCGCTACAACAGGGTCCACCTGCGGTACCTGTCCCACGACGCAGGCGGAAAAGTCACCCAACGCGACATCACCGCTGCGGCTTCCGTGAGTGAAGCCGCAGCGGCGCTGGGTGCAACCGCCCAGCCGGAGCGGTATCCGGAACCCTGA